A window of the Candidatus Saccharibacteria bacterium oral taxon 488 genome harbors these coding sequences:
- a CDS encoding DUF4868 domain-containing protein — MEEVRETTDIFLWANQTDAKKNDLQIELFLFNKNYTPYVMPLKGDVEQQLRPLFLFDYINQVNLGAGTGLSVRDYELSEAEDNVLLRTDLARVGRAETLIHLIEHERGDIVEFSETEHEFKRMKGLIARFTDPNDPEKVFYTVKLIQQGQTLKSALAWEFSDGKFGAFKAEVGFKVPDDNQVLIIGQDIFAFNSSKFERMFGYEYKKQVIADKKVAEIEKAYKLSFPEGLDLNALVKERKKTINKLQKLEIGEVKQEQVLDYADEMQLELMSDDNGAIIIMDGNDLDMFVNLINEDYIESKITGKRYEITSKKLLGEPEGEPPRG, encoded by the coding sequence ATGGAAGAAGTGAGGGAAACGACTGATATTTTTTTGTGGGCCAATCAAACTGATGCGAAGAAGAACGATTTACAGATAGAGCTGTTCTTATTTAATAAAAATTATACGCCGTATGTTATGCCTTTGAAAGGCGATGTTGAGCAGCAGCTCCGGCCGCTATTTTTGTTTGATTATATCAATCAAGTTAATTTGGGCGCCGGTACTGGCCTTAGCGTGCGGGATTATGAACTGAGCGAAGCAGAAGACAACGTACTACTGCGGACGGATCTCGCCAGGGTTGGCCGGGCGGAAACCTTGATTCATTTGATTGAGCATGAGCGCGGCGACATCGTGGAGTTTTCGGAAACTGAGCATGAGTTCAAGCGGATGAAAGGGCTGATAGCGCGATTTACTGATCCGAACGATCCAGAAAAAGTCTTTTACACGGTGAAGCTAATCCAGCAGGGACAGACGCTGAAAAGCGCGCTGGCGTGGGAGTTTTCTGACGGCAAGTTTGGCGCATTTAAGGCGGAGGTTGGGTTTAAGGTGCCAGATGATAACCAGGTGCTGATCATCGGTCAGGACATTTTCGCCTTTAATTCTTCGAAGTTCGAGCGGATGTTTGGCTATGAGTACAAGAAACAGGTGATTGCCGATAAGAAAGTGGCGGAGATTGAAAAAGCGTATAAGCTGAGTTTTCCTGAAGGGTTGGATTTGAACGCGCTGGTCAAGGAGCGCAAAAAGACCATCAATAAACTACAGAAATTAGAGATCGGCGAGGTCAAACAAGAGCAGGTGCTGGACTATGCTGATGAGATGCAGTTGGAGCTGATGAGTGATGATAACGGCGCGATTATCATTATGGATGGCAATGATCTCGACATGTTTGTGAACCTGATCAACGAGGATTACATTGAGAGTAAAATTACTGGCAAGCGCTACGAAATTACGTCGAAAAAACTGCTGGGCGAGCCAGAGGGCGAACCGCCGCGAGGTTAG